A stretch of Plodia interpunctella isolate USDA-ARS_2022_Savannah chromosome 15, ilPloInte3.2, whole genome shotgun sequence DNA encodes these proteins:
- the LOC128675740 gene encoding fibrillin-2-like isoform X1: MFLFLDGSRLPPIVSNIIKLGDGSKMILRWLLLTLAVAAVSGDPYYRASTPRTRHWPRMRDDRAISQFVGPHVCRSRNSTHCCPGWTSRPNSLLCVVPLCRTDCGSPGACIGPNMCRCPGGVEAPSCNPNGYPYMNARTRGGCRRICMNGGTCTNGTCACAPGWSGEFCTEPICREPCLHGGRCIAPDRCVCFHGLSGTRCEIDRRTGPCYTDTRGALCTGALEGVMCTKGLCCATVGVAWGHPCERCGELDCPVGHIRNLATKECQDIDECAAVPGLCSGGRCVNSIGSFSCECPPGQRRHHISNNCEDVDECEDPDICPNGKCVNTDGDYYCHCDPHFIPSPDKKFCIDGRVRTCYSYLSETGECADALTMPLSNRDCCCGYNMGRAWGDMCTPCPPRGSTEWSHLCGGGIIPNIWKRNQTNGGGGGGTGGGGLDYDDLTGGEQPPPKLAKINECMLRSGICNLGDCVDKDIGYECNCWPGAEKTENDGNPSCIDIDECALEYCKGGHCVNTPGSFECKCPPGYDPVEGGQRCSDQNECEMTHGGMCTNGECKSYGNRYECVCNPGFESTHTGNACQDVDECRDNPNVCRHGHCRNTPGSYECQCDVGFETTAGGYCVDIDECSDRSLCKGGRCVNNEGSFQCVCEAGYRPTPERGACVDVDECAEHPDLCRNGRCHNTPGSFKCECSAGFTLSNDGRTCLDEIQDLCYEKYEDGHCSGPGSTPVTRSQCCCSSSKGLHLGWGVSCKECPRHGTKEYEVLCPSGPSKDNGGADINECTMIPGICQHGTCENLEPGYKCICDPGYHSDGDNICRDIDECDMYQSHCTGGQCRNTMGSFTCVCPPGTRFEPDEQICRDIDECEGEVIFIVRDYDRGDIPPMYPGTAELTNPCDNGRCINTHGSYECECEHGFVLDATAQHCLDNRRGSCWRRVVDGQCEAASPLPLLRQECCCSVGLAWGSPCETCEPEHCPCEKGFAKFDGATCRDVDECKLDPDLCIGGKCVNTDGSYHCECPHGLTLDSTGNRCMDTRVEYCYTDYIGGRCVNPLREVHKTVCCCSALGKAWGDSRCEPCPKKGTDSYRNLCMNTDTVLGPSGPGDSRPYGKNDNMTDLFKDLEFPPTSIDGYPHRPGGGNMNDSFWNSVDGNFIPGHVDVNECSAFPGLCGHGRCRNLMGSFTCDCYRGYEKGPKNHSCVDVNECEIIDDVCGSGECRNTEGSFTCHCHPGHKSSELSKVCVDIDECEETPSLCRGGRCVNTPGSFRCECGAGMELAPDRLSCKDVDECSITSGICSNGACENLMGTYQCVCDEGYAQSTVKSHCEDIDECSEDSTRCQHECINTPGSYHCTCRDGWHLRADGRTCRDVDECAGGARVCGGGECRNTPGSYRCTCGDGLLPSDGGKPTCQDVDECADIPDLCGAGECHNTIGSFVCMCPDGYSVKPEQGPACTDDDECELGTCDCHPAADCINLPGSFQCRCRDGWRGDGSECEDVDECLTNNGGCHPRATCRNTDGSFMCLCDTGYKGDGYSCVDIDECANDPTLCENGHCINTPGGYECDCDVGFTKSNDGRSCLDMDECATFHNVCVFGRCVNTYGMFKCLCDKGYQSDSVDDLMPGFNCTDVDECKSPQSCQYGECVNTQGSYICRCPPNYDLVSEGTACYDSRKAQCYGKVDLRSGTERCRDGDELSEDGTMAACCCSVGAAWGNYCDLCPEPGSEAYRQLCPGGPGYQPVLEPPSYVVTLADIDECAQHPALCEHGTCTNTFGSFVCTCGDGWQLTEDEQRCVDIDECATPNICGPGICRNMAGSYVCLCPEGYVAMPNNKECVDVRQRQCYLDWDEDRERCSNPIGVPQTKLVCCCSVGKAWGAPCDACPEPSSQEHMALCGTKPGLYYNPVTNETKPINECDIMPQLCKPGRCHDTMSGFECGCDRGYTHDNTSHLCRDVDECVTGSARCRGLAQCVNVPGAYECRCPPGYRLSPSLDECEDINECDDSKLCEHGECRNTVGSYKCECKPGYTLRDNACRDVDECARPRPMCRNGTCENLPGTYMCHCDEGFKPGANNDCIDINECREGGMVCRNGRCRNTVGSFRCECAPGYVLTADGRHCRDVDECTEESHPCGREGSPSCTNTIGSYDCSCGKGWRLINKHCVDRDECKELPYVCAGGECRNFAGGYVCDCPSGWRFDKNLAVCVDERKELCYDEWESGRCHKARPLDLGRPECCCSEGAAWGRYCERCPSPDSAEFLRICQGGMGRPNLTQDLDECTVRPDVCKGGRCVNTDGSFRCECPDGYVLDESGLECVDADECASDPRICGNGTCSNTPGGYDCTCNFGFTEGPDHTCVDVDECAEGALCSFRCHNTPGSFRCTCPYGYSVAPDGIHCKDIDECASEENKPCRHACENVVGSYVCKCPEGYKRTSAPHDAPDACEDIDECAEDKHLCEPGVCVNTDGGYECDCDEGYERSDDGMDCIDRRTGMCHRSLVSGRCVPEPWPRSHSSTPASPTHVTKAQCCCTLGVAWGPECEICPAPGTTERMELCTAKNLDLDHGGEGGGAGMGGGGIGGGGVIAGGGTGGGMGGFNDIDECAAMPDLCAPGRCVNTIGSFRCVCSRGYKSSGDVCADVDECAARPSPCEHLCKNTEGSYECLCRTGYELDEDGADCRDVDECERNTHTCQQICTNTRGSYECSCEEGYEKKGDACIDIDECQEEGICPTPGKCVNLLGSYRCVCPRGFRLDLTGTRCMDRDECEEGKCQSPCRNYAGKYRCECPQGMVRAANGVCQPQDACAGGPCGASPCFPLGGAYRCGCPGGYGWDAGHGVCLQLGGGCASASCLFGCTPMGDGYQCGCPTGYALVGAGHCLSALDGALPPGDIGDAPVFPVRDQYKIGGDTDLVSNEGCFSCKVNGRRRRAPEEGIVYANGTTIVRRQRRRSRRRRSLLEPEAELIVVTATPRQTWGKVPLLRLVPAEGGPRPHYRIAYGDDNKDFTLSKRDGTWALRLRRHLKSQAVLEKQLELEARFVQPPTLRRRRRNVNIEVPAPLRLYVSVKIAPKKH, from the exons atGCCCGAACGCGCGGTGGGTGTCGTCGCATCTGTATGAATGGTGGGACTTGCACCAACGGAACCTGCGCCTGCGCACCTGGCTGGAGCGGGGAGTTCTGTACTGAAC CAATCTGTCGCGAGCCATGCCTCCACGGCGGACGGTGTATCGCTCCGGACCGCTGCGTCTGCTTCCACGGTCTGTCTGGTACCCGCTGCGAAATCGATCGACGAACTG GACCATGTTACACCGACACGCGAGGAGCTCTTTGCACCGGTGCTTTAGAAGGAGTGATGTGTACTAAAGGGCTTTGTTGTGCGACCGTGGGCGTTGCTTGGGGCCATCCGTGCGAACGATGTGGGGAGCTGGACTGCCCTGTGGGACATATAAGGAATCTGGCTACCAAGGAGTGTCAG GATATCGACGAATGCGCCGCCGTGCCCGGTCTGTGTTCAGGAGGCCGGTGCGTCAACTCCATCGGCTCCTTCTCCTGCGAGTGTCCCCCTGGACAGAGGAGACATCACATCTCTAATAACTGCGAAGATGTCGACGAGTGTGAGGATCCCGACATTTGTCCG AATGGAAAATGTGTGAACACTGATGGTGATTATTACTGCCACTGTGATCCACATTTTATTCCGAGTCCAGATAAGAAATTCTGTATTG ATGGCAGAGTCCGCACGTGCTACTCATACCTCAGCGAGACCGGCGAGTGTGCCGACGCCCTGACGATGCCGCTCTCCAACCGCGACTGCTGCTGCGGATACAACATGGGCCGAGCCTGGGGAGACATGTGCACTCCTTGCCCTCCCAGAGGGTCCA CTGAATGGTCACATTTGTGCGGCGGCGGCATCATTCCTAATATTTGGAAGCGCAATCAAACCAACGGTGGCGGTGGAGGTGGAACTGGCGGTGGTGGTTTAGACTACGACGATTTGACTGGAGGGGAGCAGCCGCCACCGAAATTGGCTAAAATCAACGAGTGTATGTTGAGAAGTGGAATTTGTAACCTTGGAGACTGTGTCGATAAAGATATTGG ataCGAATGCAACTGCTGGCCTGGCGCTGAGAAGACAGAGAATGATGGCAACCCGAGCTGTATCGACATTGACGAGTGCGCACTCGAATATTGCAAAGGTGGACATTGTGTTAACACGCCCGGCTCTTTCGAATGCAA ATGCCCACCTGGATACGACCCCGTGGAAGGAGGTCAACGTTGCAGCGACCAAAACGAATGCGAGATGACCCACGGAGGCATGTGCACCAACGGCGAATGTAAAAGTTATGGTAACAG ATACGAATGCGTGTGTAACCCTGGCTTCGAGTCCACTCACACCGGCAACGCGTGTCAGGACGTGGATGAGTGTCGCGACAACCCCAATGTGTGTCGACACGGTCACTGCAGGAATACGCCAGGTTCTTACGAATGTCAGTGCGATGTGGGATTCGAGACTACCGCTGGAGGATACTGTGTGGATATCGACGAGTGTTCAGATAGAAGCTTGTGCAag GGCGGTCGTTGCGTAAACAACGAAGGTTCGTTCCAATGCGTGTGCGAAGCGGGCTACCGGCCGACGCCCGAGCGCGGCGCGTGCGTCGACGTGGACGAGTGCGCCGAGCACCCCGACCTCTGCAGGAACGGCCGCTGCCACAACACGCCCGGCTCCTTCAAGTGCGAGTGCAGCGCGGGCTTCACGCTTAGTAATGATGGCAGGACTTGTCTTG ATGAGATTCAAGATTTGTGCTACGAAAAATATGAAGATGGTCATTGTTCTGGACCTGGTTCTACCCCAGTTACGAGATCTCAATGTTGCTGTAGCTCTAGTAAAG gCCTCCATTTAGGTTGGGGAGTTTCATGCAAAGAGTGTCCAAGACACGGAACCAAAGAATACGAAGTCCTATGTCCATCTGGTCCCAGCAAAGACAACGGTGGGGCAGACATCAATGAATGTACTATGATCCCCGGCATTTGCCAACATGGAACTTGCGAGAACCTCGAACCCGGGTACAAATGTATCTGCGACCCTGGTTACCATTCCGATGGAGACAATATTTGTAGGGATATCGATGAGTGCGACATGTATCAGTCG CACTGCACGGGCGGCCAGTGCCGCAACACGATGGGCAGCTTCACGTGCGTCTGTCCGCCCGGCACCAGGTTCGAGCCCGACGAACAGATCTGCCGAGACATAGACGAGTGTGAGGGTGAGGTTATTTTCATCGTCAGGGATTATGACCGGGGCGACATCCCCCCCATGTACCCCGGCACTGCAG AGCTGACCAACCCCTGCGACAACGGACGTTGTATCAACACTCATGGAAGTTATGAATGCGAGTGTGAACATGGATTCGTATTGGACGCGACGGCGCAACACTGTCTtg ACAATCGTCGCGGGTCCTGTTGGCGTCGAGTGGTGGATGGTCAGTGTGAGGCGGCGTCTCCGCTGCCGCTGCTGCGCCAGGAGTGCTGCTGCAGCGTGGGGCTGGCGTGGGGGTCGCCCTGCGAGACCTGCGAGCCTGAGCACTGCCCGTGCGAGAAGGGATTCGCTAAG TTTGATGGAGCAACCTGCCGCGATGTGGACGAATGCAAGCTGGACCCCGACCTCTGTATCGGCGGGAAGTGTGTCAACACTGACGGCTCCTACCACTGCGAGTGCCCACATGGACTGACCCTTGATTCTACTG GTAACCGCTGCATGGACACACGAGTTGAGTACTGCTACACAGATTACATCGGCGGTCGCTGTGTGAACCCTCTCAGAGAAGTACACAAGACTGTCTGCTGCTGTTCAGCGCTGGGCAAAGCCTGGGGAGATAGCCGCTGTGAACCTTGTCCTAAGAAAG GAACGGACTCGTATCGAAATCTATGCATGAACACAGACACCGTGCTAGGTCCGTCAGGTCCTGGCGACAGCAGACCCTACGGCAAGAACGACAACATGACAGACCTCTTTAAAGACCTGGAGTTCCCTCCGACGTCTATTGATGGGTATCCTCACAGACCAGGAGGTGGAAATATGAATGACAG cttttGGAATTCAGTGGACGGCAACTTCATACCAGGTCACGTGGATGTGAACGAGTGCTCAGCTTTCCCTGGTCTTTGTGGTCACGGCCGCTGCAGGAACCTAATGGGATCATTCACATGTGATTGTTATAGAGGATACGAAAAG GGACCCAAAAACCACTCGTGCGTGGACGTGAACGAGTGCGAAATAATCGATGACGTGTGCGGCTCGGGCGAGTGTCGCAACACGGAGGGCAGCTTCACGTGCCACTGCCACCCCGGACACAAGTCCAGCGAGCTCTCCAAAGTCTGTGTCG ACATCGACGAATGTGAAGAAACCCCAAGCCTGTGTCGCGGCGGCCGCTGTGTCAACACTCCCGGGTCCTTCCGCTGTGAATGTGGAGCTGGCATGGAGCTGGCGCCTGACAGGCTCTCTTGCAAGGATGTGGACGAGTGCTCTATTACAAGTG GTATTTGCAGCAACGGCGCCTGTGAGAACCTGATGGGCACGTACCAATGCGTGTGCGACGAAGGTTACGCGCAGTCCACGGTGAAGTCCCACTGTGAGGACATCGACGAGTGTTCCGAGGACTCCACCAGATGCCAGCACGAGTGCATCAACACACCTGGATCTTATCACTGCACTTGCAG AGACGGCTGGCACTTGCGCGCGGACGGGCGCACGTGCCGCGACGTGGACGAGTGCGCGGGCGGCGCGCGCGTGTGCGGCGGCGGCGAGTGCCGCAACACGCCCGGCTCGTACCGCTGCACGTGCGGCGACGGGCTGCTGCCCTCCGACGGCGGCAAGCCTACGTGCCAGGACGTCGACGAGTGTGCCGAT ATACCGGACTTGTGCGGCGCCGGGGAGTGCCACAACACGATTGGTAGCTTCGTGTGCATGTGCCCGGACGGGTACAGCGTGAAGCCGGAGCAGGGCCCCGCGTGCACGGATGACGACGAGTGCGAACTGGGCACCTGCGACTGCCATCCTGCTGCTGACTGCATCAACTTACCT GGGTCGTTCCAATGCCGCTGCAGAGACGGCTGGCGCGGCGACGGCTCCGAGTGTGAGGACGTGGACGAATGTCTGACCAATAATGGCGGGTGTCACCCGAGGGCGACCTGTAGGAACACTGATGGATCTTTCATGTGTCTATGCGACACAGGATATAAGGGAGACGG CTACTCGTGTGTTGACATCGACGAATGCGCCAACGATCCTACTTTGTGTGAGAACGGCCACTGCATCAACACGCCCGGCGGGTACGAGTGTGACTGTGATGTAGGCTTCACCAAGTCTAACGATGGACGCTCTTGTCTCG ATATGGACGAGTGTGCGACGTTCCACAACGTGTGTGTGTTCGGTCGCTGCGTCAACACTTACGGCATGTTCAAGTGTCTCTGCGACAAGGGTTACCAATCTGACAGCGTTGATGATT TAATGCCGGGCTTCAACTGCACGGACGTGGATGAGTGCAAGTCGCCGCAGTCTTGCCAGTACGGGGAGTGCGTCAACACTCAGGGTTCCTACATCTGCCGCTGTCCGCCCAACTACGATCTGGTCTCTGAGGGCACTGCTTGCTATG ACTCCAGGAAAGCTCAATGCTACGGCAAAGTGGATTTGAGGTCGGGCACGGAGAGGTGTCGAGATGGAGACGAGCTCTCTGAAGACGGTACAATGGCTGCTTGCTGCTGTTCTGTTG GTGCTGCATGGGGTAACTACTGCGATCTTTGTCCCGAGCCTGGATCTGAAGCATACAGACAGCTCTGCCCTGGAGGACCTGGATACCAACCTGTTTTGGAACCG ccATCATACGTAGTAACCCTGGCGGATATCGATGAATGCGCCCAACACCCAGCTCTCTGCGAACATGGAACTTGCACAAATACTTTCGGCTCCTTCGTTTGTACTTGTGGTGATGGTTGGCAACTCACTGAAGATGAACAACGATGTGTGGACATTGACGAATGCGCTACTCCTAACATATGTGGCCCTGGTATCTGCAGGAACATGGCCGGGTCGTACGTCTGTTTATGCCCTGAAGGATATGTGGCTATGCCTAACAATA AGGAATGCGTGGATGTACGGCAACGGCAATGCTATCTCGACTGGGACGAAGACAGAGAGCGTTGTTCCAACCCAATTGGAGTTCCGCAAACCAAGCTGGTCTGCTGTTGTTCTGTTGGCAAAGCTTGGGGAGCTCCCTGTGACGCTTGTCCAGAACCATCTTCTCAGGAACACATGGCTCTGTGCGGAACTAAACCtggattatattataatccGGTCACAAATGAGACGAAACCGATCAATGAGTGCGATATTATGCCGCAGTTGTGCAAGCCGGGAAGATGCCATGACACGATGAGTGGATTTGAATGTGGTTGCGACCGAGG CTACACCCACGACAATACCTCCCATCTTTGCCGTGACGTTGACGAGTGCGTGACGGGCTCAGCTCGTTGTCGCGGTCTGGCCCAATGTGTCAACGTACCTGGAGCTTACGAGTGCCGTTGTCCTCCTGGATACCGATTGAGTCCATCCCTGGATGAGTGTGAAGATATCAATGAATGTGATGACTCCAAACTATGTGAACACGGGGAGTGCAGGAATACCGTCGGATCTTATAA ATGCGAATGCAAGCCAGGGTACACGCTCCGCGACAACGCTTGTCGAGACGTGGACGAGTGCGCCCGACCGCGCCCGATGTGCCGCAACGGAACTTGTGAGAATCTACCGGGGACTTACATGTGCCACTGCGATGAAGGATTCAAGCCTGGAGCGAACAATGATTGTATTG ATATAAATGAGTGTCGCGAAGGCGGAATGGTTTGCCGCAACGGTCGCTGCCGCAACACAGTGGGATCGTTCCGATGTGAATGCGCTCCTGGATACGTGCTCACTGCGGATGGAAGACACTGCAGAGACGTCGACGAGTGTACAGAGGAATCTCATCCTTGTGGAAGGGAGGGATCTCCATCTTGTACTAATACTATTGGATC CTATGACTGCTCCTGCGGCAAAGGCTGGCGACTGATCAACAAGCACTGTGTGGACCGCGATGAGTGCAAGGAGCTGCCGTACGTGTGCGCGGGCGGGGAGTGCCGAAACTTCGCCGGCGG ATACGTTTGTGACTGTCCATCGGGTTGGCGATTTGACAAGAACCTGGCGGTTTGTGTGGACGAGCGCAAGGAACTCTGCTACGACGAGTGGGAGTCCGGTCGCTGTCACAAGGCCAGGCCGCTGGACTTGGGACGCCCCGAATGCTGTTGTTCAGAAg GTGCTGCGTGGGGCAGGTATTGTGAGCGCTGCCCGTCTCCAGACTCTGCAGAGTTCCTCCGCATCTGCCAAGGTGGAATGGGAAGACCTAATCTTACAcag GATCTGGACGAATGCACAGTCCGCCCCGATGTCTGCAAGGGCGGTCGTTGCGTCAACACCGATGGCTCCTTCCGCTGCGAATGTCCTGACGGCTACGTCCTGGACGAGTCTGGTCTCGAATGTGTTGACGCTGACGAGTGTGCCTCAGACCCCAGAATTTGTGGCAATGGAACGTGTTCCAACACTCCTGGAGGATACGATTGTACTTGCAACTTTGGATTCACTGAGGGACCTGatcat acCTGTGTGGATGTAGACGAATGCGCAGAAGGCGCCCTCTGTTCCTTCCGTTGCCACAACACACCCGGTTCATTCCGCTGCACTTGTCCTTACGGCTACTCCGTGGCTCCCGACGGTATCCACTGCAAAGATATCGACGAGTGCGCCTCGGAAGAAAATAAACCGTGTCGACATGCTTGCGAGAATGTGGTTGGATCTTATGTCTGCAAGTGTCCTGAAG GTTACAAACGAACGTCAGCCCCACACGATGCCCCCGACGCGTGTGAAGACATCGACGAATGCGCTGAAGACAAACATTTGTGCGAACCCGGAGTCTGTGTCAACACTGATGGCGGCTACGAGTGTGACTGCGATGAAGGATACGAGCGCAGCGATGATGGCATGGATTGTATTG ACCGACGGACGGGAATGTGCCACCGCAGCCTGGTGTCCGGGCGCTGCGTGCCGGAGCCTTGGCCGCGCTCCCACTCCTCCACCCCGGCCTCGCCCACACACGTCACCAA GGCTCAATGTTGCTGTACTCTTGGAGTAGCATGGGGACCAGAATGTGAGATCTGTCCAGCTCCAGGCACAACTGAAAGAATGGAACTCTGCACTGCTAAAAACCTGGATCTAGACCACGGCGGTGAGGGCGGTGGTGCTGGTATGGGAGGAGGTGGCATCGGAGGAGGAGGGGTCATCGCAGGAGGCGGTACTGGAGGAGGCATGGGCGGCTTCAATGACATTGACGAGTGCGCCGCTATGCCTGATCTTTGTGCACCTGGACGCTGCGTTAATACTATTGGCAG TTTCCGCTGCGTCTGCTCCCGCGGCTACAAATCCTCCGGCGACGTCTGTGCAGACGTCGACGAGTGCGCGGCCAGGCCTTCGCCCTGCGAACATCTCTGCAAGAACACCGAGGGCTCCTACGAGTGTCTCTGTCGAACTGGCTACGAGCTTGATGAAGACGGCGCTGACTGCAGGGACGTTGATGAGTGTGAACGCAACACGCATACATGCCAGCAGATTTGCACCAATACGAGAGGGTCTTATGAGTGTTCCTGCGAGGAGGGGTATGAGAAGAAGGGAGATGCTTGTATAG ATATCGATGAATGCCAAGAGGAAGGCATATGCCCGACCCCTGGTAAATGCGTCAACCTCCTCGGCTCTTACCGCTGTGTGTGTCCGAGAGGGTTCCGCCTAGATTTGACCGGCACCAGGTGTATGGACAGAGACGAGTGTGAAGAAGGAAAATGTCAGTCACCGTGCAGGAACTATGCTGGGAAATATAGATGTGAATGTCCCCAAG GAATGGTCCGTGCAGCGAACGGGGTGTGCCAGCCGCAGGACGCGTGCGCGGGCGGCCCGTGCGGGGCGTCGCCGTGCTTCCCGCTCGGCGGCGCGTACCGCTGCGGCTGTCCCGGCGGCTACGGCTGGGACGCGGGACACGGCGTCTGCTTGCAG ttGGGTGGTGGCTGCGCCTCAGCAAGTTGTTTGTTCGGCTGTACGCCCATGGGTGACGGCTACCAATGCGGATGTCCGACCGGGTACGCTCTAGTAGGAGCTGGCCACTGTCTCAGTGCCCTGGACGGCGCGTTACCTCCTGGAGACATTGGAGACGCCCCGGTCTTCCCTGTCAGAGACCAGTACAAGATCGGTGGAGACACTGACCTAGTTTCTAACGAAGGATGCTTCAGTTGCAAG GTGAATGGTAGAAGAAGAAGAGCTCCAGAAGAAGGTATCGTGTACGCCAATGGAACCACAATCGTCAGAAGACAAAGGAGACGAAGCAGAC GTCGTCGCTCCCTCCTAGAGCCAGAAGCCGAGTTGATAGTAGTGACCGCGACACCGAGACAGACCTGGGGCAAGGTGCCGCTGCTGCGGTTGGTCCCGGCCGAGGGCGGGCCCCGGCCACACTACAGGATCGCCTACGGAGACGACAACAAGGACTTCACGCTCTCGAAGAGAGACGGCACATGGGCACTGAGGCTGAGGAGGCACCTCAAGTCACAG GCTGTCCTCGAAAAGCAACTGGAGCTGGAAGCGCGGTTTGTGCAGCCGCCAACTCTGAGGAGACGCAGAAGGAACGTTAACATTGAGGTTCCCGCTCCTCTCCGGCTATACGTCTCTGTGAAGATCGCGCCCAAGAAACACTAG